A region from the Streptosporangium sp. NBC_01756 genome encodes:
- a CDS encoding TetR/AcrR family transcriptional regulator gives MNTSRPGRRPRADARRNYERLLAEADSAFRENGTEASLENIARRAGVAIGTLYGHFPNRRALVGALLQDRNDVLFETGDRLLAHPSAAEALTGWVHAVVEHAAVYRGLVAMLIDGLDDEASELHESCVRMSAIGERLIANAHAAGVIRHDATGADVAALMNAAAWVREQMPEEQADRFLRFALDGLRPAGG, from the coding sequence ATGAACACAAGTCGCCCAGGGCGGCGGCCTCGTGCCGACGCACGACGGAACTACGAGCGCCTGCTGGCCGAGGCCGACTCCGCCTTCCGGGAGAACGGCACCGAGGCGTCGCTGGAGAACATCGCCCGACGGGCCGGAGTCGCGATCGGCACGCTCTACGGGCACTTCCCCAACCGCCGCGCCCTGGTCGGAGCACTGCTTCAGGACCGCAATGACGTCCTCTTCGAGACCGGCGACAGGTTGCTCGCCCATCCCTCGGCGGCGGAGGCGCTCACCGGCTGGGTGCACGCGGTCGTGGAGCACGCCGCCGTGTACCGCGGGCTGGTCGCCATGCTGATCGACGGCCTTGACGACGAGGCGTCGGAGTTGCACGAGTCATGCGTGCGGATGAGTGCCATCGGTGAAAGGCTGATCGCGAACGCCCATGCGGCGGGCGTCATCCGTCACGATGCGACGGGGGCGGACGTGGCCGCGCTGATGAACGCCGCCGCCTGGGTACGTGAGCAGATGCCGGAGGAGCAGGCCGATCGCTTTCTGCGCTTCGCGTTGGACGGGCTGCGGCCGGCCGGCGGCTGA